The sequence CCTAACCTTAAAGTAGAAGCAGGAAACTGCTTCAAATAAAAAGGTCTTGGACTCAGAGtagtatttccttttctctttgttcctctCCTATTCCTGTTGATAATTTGCTTATGGATGATCTGGTTTTTCACACACCTGCCTGGATATCACATAACTTATCCAATGGACCCCATGACCCAGCGACACTAACAGGCTTTCTTCCCGGGTCATCTCATGGTGATGCTACTCTTCCTCTTACTGGGAGGACACTCCTCCTGTGCCTAGCACTTCCTGTCCTCAGTTTGGCCTCACAAGCTTCTTTTTCAATTTCCTGAGACAGGTTACTCATCTGACAGTTCATGTTGTTATGAAGTAGGTAATCTAAATTCCATAATAACAATAAGTAAATGATAATACGTGTTCTTTCAGATTGCCTTTATAATAATGTGTTACTTTACTAAAATTTTCTTCAGTATGTTCATTATTGTGAAGTActctgtatatatttaaatatggcCAAATTACAAAGGTTAAAATTAAAGAGAGGTTAAGATGTTGTGGCTTCCATCTCATTGCATAAGAATAATTTTATCCAGCTCCaagagaatttctttttctaaaatcatATAATTTAAACCCTTTACTAtgctaaaacatttttattcaaaatactttctaaaaacaggaaatgaatacagcttaaaaactataatgaaaaaagtTAGGAAGTCTTAAATGAGTTGAAGAATGAATATAAAATCTAAGAAGTGGAAAGATTTGCTTGATATATATGTGATTTATTATCTGACAACACCAGAAATTTAAATCTTATCTATACAAAAGCCTAAGTGCCCCACAATACAGAATAGTTGAAATAAATTATGGCcaattcatgataaaacttttaGGTAACCATCTAGGATGTTTCTGAAAAGTAACATCATAGGTGACTGTTCACAATTATAGTGGGGAATTAAAATAAGCACAATATAAACTATATAGAtagtaaaatacaaattttgaaaaacagtatGTGTgattgtatgtttatatatatcaatacataaaaCTATTAGGAAGAAATACACTAAAACGTTAATAGTAGTTATTTGGGGTTGGAgttatgaataattttaatttcctttatacttttttatacttttcGAATGTACTTCTTtgatatcagaaataaataaaaactcgaTTTCCTACTGATAGTCTTactaaaaaacaattcaaaagatTCCATTTTCcaagtataaaacaaaaaaataaatgatactcAACATTAACAAAAATCACTATAAAAAACAGATCTACaatgaaacactgaaaccacAATTTTATTACTACTTTGATAACGTATTCTCTACATTTACAATTCATAAACTGTCTGAAACAACATCATATAAAATGTTTCTATAAAAAATATTCACCAAGTTCTATGGGTACAGCTGCTATTTTAACTTTGAGAGGAAGAATGCTATTTTCTCTGATAACTTACTTTCATTCATATTGATGAACTCTTGATTGACCTCTTCATCTCCAGTCTTCTTGTTCTTTGACTTTTTAATGACATGAGCTCGGTCATGGAGGTGATGACCAACAGCCATTTTTTCTAGTCCACTCTCAGAATCTCTCAGTGCTCTCCTAGTTTCCTTTACCtgtgaaaatgatgaaaataaaaattagttattatttaaataaatatagactATAAACTCCTCAGAACCTGTTTACCTATAGAGGTAAGAATATAAATctactgctctaaaaataatggGTACTCAGTTCCACTACCAACTTGTAGTAAAATTATGGTAATAGTTCTCTGATATTTCCTGAACTGCTTACAATTAAAATGTCTAGGACAAACAGaactaatataattattaaaacaaagaataacTTAATTATATTAAACTTAGTGCCTTCAACACTGTCCTTGACAATTAATAGATGGGAGTACATACTAGCATTCCTACAAGAAAGGGCAACTAATTATTCAGCACTCGTGAAATGacttatatattctattttcatttaagtCACCCATTAGACAGGCAAACCCAAATTTTCTTTACTATAAGTACTAACAAGGaagtggagaaatgggaactcaTACCAAAGTCTGTGGGAGCTAATTGTCTCAATCACTGTGTGATAATAACTTGGTGATTTCTAGGTAAGGATGAAGACACACATCTCCTCCGATCCAACAATAGCATTCCTAGCCCTTTTGCACGAGGAGACAGGTATAAAGATGAATAGGTGAAAAATTATAAACACCTAAATATCTATCAatagaaaaatagattaaaaaactgtggtatagggcttccctggtggcgcagttgttgagagtccgcctgctgatgcaggggaaacgggttcgtgccccgatctgggaggatcccacatgccgcggagcggctaggcctgtgagccatggccgctgagcctgcgcgtccggagccggtccgcaacaggagaggccacaacagtgagaggcccgcgtaccgcaaacaaaacaaaacaaaacaaaacaaactgtggtatattcatatttTAGACATTTATATAGAAGTTAAAATAAGAAACCAGAGCTACACATATCAACTTGAATAAATCTCAGAAGCAATTACTGAGCAAAGTCAAGCTGCAGAGGACACGTACAGTATGAAACCATTTATACAAAGTTTAGAAACCTGTAAAATAATTCACTGTATTGTATATGAAGCATACAtaagtaataaaattataaaagcatgCATGAAAATGATAAATTCCAGGTACAGGCATACCTTAGAGATACTGCGGGATCTGTTCTGGACCACCACAATGAAgggaatattgcaataaagtgagtcacatgattcttttggtttctcagtacacataaaagttatgtttacactatactgtagttattaagtgtgcagtagcattatgtctaaaaatgcaacgtacataccttaatttaataACACGgtattgctaaaaattgctatcatctgacaacacagggttgccacaaacctttagtttgttaaaaacacaatttatctgtgaagtgcaataaagtgaagcccaataaaacgaggtatgcctgtataagaAAATGGTTGTCTTTGGGGGAcggagaaagggaaaaggaggaggaggaaggagtatATTGGAAGCTTTAACTGAATCTGTAACATCTTTGCTTAAAAAGGACGCAAAACAAGAGACAACTTAAATAGAGAATAGTGTTAATGATTTGACTAAACTGGATTGAAGGAGTATGGGGTACttatattatattattctctATGTCCTTTCTGTatacttgaaatattttatgaGTTAAAAAATTCATCTACTTCAAATAGAAACTAAAAGTAGACATTTATTTCATGAAACAAAGACTTCTTATAGTGTCTACTTACTTTGTCAACATGTAAAGCTAATAAACATCCATGGATATTAACATGAAAAAAGGCACCTGGGGCAGGGATGGAGGTAGGTGGGGGAGACAAAGAATGCCtcaaaatgaatacataaatacagTTAGTTTTATTGCTTTTCACACTGACCTGTGTTTTCTCCCCCCATCCCTTCCCCTGACCAGTACCAGGTCAAattttaatagttaaaatttGATATAGGTGATCTATGATTCCACAACTTTATAAAGTTCCAAGAAAATACTTACTCCTCCTGGAGCCCTGCGGGTTTGAGTTGAGGCCTGGAAAACCTTTGGTGGTTCATCTCCTACTTTGGAATAAGTCATAACTGAGGAAGAACTAAACGAATGTCCATTTGGATCCGTTGAAAGGTTACCCTAGAGGTACATATAAATTGTAAATCCAGTGAGTTCAGTCAAATACGAAGAAATAATGTCAGAGGATTCAAATAAAGTAACAACACTAGCTAGAAGTTCTACTAAAGATAGTATATATGATCAGTATGATGTCCAAATGGTACCCCCATGAAGGCCCTAACCTCCTTCCATTTTAGGTACCAATTCACACTCTCCTTGTAAGGAATAATAAATGACAAGTGATTCATTCAGAAATCCTCAAATCTTTGAGGTCAAAGACTTGTGGCTTAAATTTATAGATGCCGTGCCCTGAAGCATGTAATACTTTTACAGTCAGTGGTTGACTTTTGTGTGCAATTTTGCCAATGTTGAGCCAATTAGCCATATGCCAAGAAGTTTTATACCTTCTGTGGGTACCAACTGCTACATTTCTAAAATCATTAATAATGTCCTAGATTTGGACATTCTGAAATGATCCTTAGATTTCAAACTGGATGACTAAAATAATATGGGTGGTCTTCATACTGAATCAAGTTATTTTGATTAATATCATGAGTAGAAAAGTAAGAGTATTAGTACTAGTTTATAAGTGTTTGGACTGTATGAATCTAATCCAGTGCCTAAATATCATTCCTGAAATTTCTATTTTCAGAGTTATTTTTTAACACTAAAACTTAATTTCTTAGATGCTACAAATCTTTTTAAGTAGACAAgttatacataataaaaaaatctaaattcatATAAAACATTCATTTACAATAGTGATCTTCAGcagaataaatgtttttgaagttgaatgtttttattttgaaagtttaattAACGCTGCTTTTCAAACTTGCAGGTTCTGAGATCATTTTGGTAGGCTGTGaccaggatttttaaaatatgaagtaaaatagaaaatatcagcacATGCTGTAAACAGTATGATTATTTTctcatgaaatttttatttcaggtgtaaaatatatacagtacACAAGTACTGTCATGATGTAAGATATATTTTTCAATCACTGTGGACCATGGTTAGAAAAAGGTTGAAAGCCACTATAATATAGGATACCAATAACTGAAAATAACATTCTCATCAGTCCTTTAGTACTTACAAAGTTTCTTTGTAATTCCTGCATGCTGTTTCGCATATTTAACATCATTCGGTCCATTGCCTGAAAAGGGTTGACATCTGTACGCTATAGGATATTAGGAAGTATGTTATTAACTATAAGCACAACACAAAGGAAGCAAAATCAACATTCCCAAAAcagctgaaatttttttttttttgatttttgctgTGGGGTCTCATGCAGTGATCGACCAGGCAAAGATAATTTAAGGACTATATAATGAAAGTGATTTGTTAAAGAAGAATTTGAAGCATACACAAAATCCTAAACAGCCAACATACAAATGGTTAGGGAGTTGTAACACtataaatacatgcatacatacatgtgtatatatccacacatatatacatgcaagaacatataaatacacacacacataaaattcaACTTGCTCATAACATAATCTGGTTAAAATTTAAATACTGAGTGGTGTATCCTTGGCTGTGGGACAGCTCTAGCATAGACTAGTCTTccaatttttccttcttccttctggaTAGCCTaccaggcaaataaataaaacccaagtATAAGATGACAGTGTTCCTTCCAGAAGTCCAACATGGGTGATAGAAGCTGCCTCTGGAGTAATCAGTCCTCCTTTCCATCAGACTTGGACCCAAGTGATATAGGTTGATTCCACTAACAGTCCTTGGATTTGCTGCCCACCACTGCCAGCTCAGTAGGGCATACACTTGAAGCATGAGGTAtgctcctttatttatttaagtaatttatttattttaatagacctttattggagtataattgtttcacaatactgtgttagtttctgctgcacaacaaagcgaatcagccacatgcatacatatatccccatacccctccctcttgagcttccctcccaccctccctatcccacccctctaggtcattgcaaagcactgagcttatctccctgtgctatgctgctgcttcgcactagctatgtattttacatttggtagtgtacaaatgtcgatgctactctcacttcgctccagcttccccctcccacctcgtgtcctcaagtccattctctatgtctatgtctttattcctgccctgccactaggttcatcagtacttttttttttttttttttagattccatatatatgtgttagcatacggtatttgtttttctctttgtgacttcacgctgtatgacagattctaggtccatccacctcactacaagtaactcaattttgtttccttttatggctgagtaatattccattgtatatatgtgccacatctttatccattcacctatcgatggacgtttaggttgcttccatgtcctggctattgtaaatagtactgcaatgaacgttgtggtacatgtctctttttgaattatggttttctcagggtatatgcccagtagtgggattgctgggtcatatgagagttctatttttagttttttaaggaacctccatactgttctccatagtggttgtatcaatttacattcccaccaacagtgcaggagggttcttttcaccacaccctttctagcatttattgttgctagattttttgataatggctattCTGATCAGTGTAAGGTgttacctcattgcagttttgatttgcatttctctaataattaggtgatgttgagcaacttttcatgtgcctcttggccatctgtatgtcttctttggtgaaatgtctatttaggtcttctgcccattttttaattggattgtttgttttttgatatggag is a genomic window of Delphinus delphis chromosome 4, mDelDel1.2, whole genome shotgun sequence containing:
- the MLF1 gene encoding myeloid leukemia factor 1 isoform X1, giving the protein MFGMLSSSFEDDPFFSDSFMAHQGSMRQMMRNFSEPFGRDLFSISDGRGRARNHTGHEDGENSLTAIQKEEGKIGRLVYARAVPQPRIHHSRTDVNPFQAMDRMMLNMRNSMQELQRNFGNLSTDPNGHSFSSSSVMTYSKVGDEPPKVFQASTQTRRAPGGVKETRRALRDSESGLEKMAVGHHLHDRAHVIKKSKNKKTGDEEVNQEFINMNESDAHAFDDEWQNEVLKYQPRGQWHNLENSRMRNIGHENSGSRELKRREKLHQSPAIERGRRSNVYVDKLNIKGSPMKINKK